The following proteins are encoded in a genomic region of Methylobacterium tardum:
- a CDS encoding NADH-quinone oxidoreductase subunit D translates to MTEHNIRNFAINFGPQHPAAHGVLRLVLELDGEVVERVDPHIGLLHRGTEKLIEYKTYLQATPYFDRLDYVSPMNQEHAFCLAIEKLAGIEVPRRAKLIRTLYCEIGRLLSHLLNVTTQAMDVGALTPPLWGFEEREKLMIFYERASGARLHANYFRPGGVHQDLPPKLIDDIDAFCDPFLQVVQDLDDLVMANRIFKQRNVDIGIVSVDEAMEWGFSGVMVRGSGIPWDLRKAQPYECYEEMEFDIPVGKNGDTYDRQVIRMEEMRQSVRIMKQCIAKLREPAGQGPIAALDGKFAPPPRREMKRSMEALIHHFKLYTEGFHVPEGEVYAAVEAPKGEFGVYLVSDGTNKPYRCKIRAPGFAHLQAMDWMCRGHLLADVSCVLGTLDIVFGEVDR, encoded by the coding sequence ATGACCGAACACAACATCCGAAACTTCGCGATCAACTTCGGCCCGCAGCACCCGGCGGCGCACGGCGTGCTGCGCCTCGTGCTGGAACTCGACGGCGAGGTGGTCGAGCGGGTCGATCCGCATATCGGGCTGCTTCACCGCGGCACCGAGAAGCTGATCGAGTACAAGACCTACCTGCAGGCGACGCCCTACTTCGACCGGCTCGACTACGTGTCGCCGATGAACCAGGAGCACGCCTTCTGCCTGGCGATCGAGAAGCTCGCCGGAATCGAGGTGCCGCGCCGGGCCAAGCTGATCCGCACGCTCTACTGCGAGATCGGCCGGCTCCTGTCGCACCTGCTCAACGTCACCACGCAGGCGATGGATGTCGGCGCCCTCACGCCCCCGCTCTGGGGCTTCGAGGAGCGCGAGAAGCTGATGATCTTCTACGAGCGGGCCTCCGGCGCCCGGCTCCACGCCAACTACTTCCGGCCGGGCGGCGTCCACCAGGACCTGCCGCCGAAGCTCATCGACGACATCGACGCGTTCTGCGACCCGTTCCTGCAGGTCGTCCAGGATCTCGACGACCTCGTCATGGCCAACCGGATCTTCAAGCAGCGCAACGTCGATATCGGCATCGTGTCGGTGGACGAGGCGATGGAGTGGGGCTTCTCGGGCGTGATGGTCCGCGGCTCCGGCATCCCGTGGGACCTGCGCAAGGCGCAGCCCTACGAATGCTACGAGGAGATGGAATTCGACATTCCCGTGGGGAAGAACGGCGACACCTACGATCGCCAAGTGATCCGCATGGAGGAGATGCGCCAGTCGGTGCGCATCATGAAGCAGTGCATCGCCAAGCTGCGCGAGCCCGCCGGCCAGGGGCCGATCGCGGCGCTCGACGGCAAGTTCGCGCCGCCGCCGCGCCGGGAGATGAAGCGCTCGATGGAGGCGCTCATCCACCACTTCAAGCTCTACACCGAGGGCTTCCACGTGCCCGAGGGCGAGGTCTACGCGGCGGTCGAGGCGCCGAAAGGCGAGTTCGGCGTCTATCTGGTGTCGGACGGGACCAACAAGCCGTATCGCTGCAAGATCCGCGCGCCGGGCTTCGCGCATCTTCAGGCGATGGACTGGATGTGCCGCGGGCACCTCTTAGCCGACGTGTCCTGCGTGCTCGGCACGCTCGACATCGTGTTCGGCGAAGTGGATCGGTAA
- a CDS encoding NADH-quinone oxidoreductase subunit C: MTNGISILPHTQPVYGEDAVAAMAERVVGALGPAVVSHTTAFGELTLVIQASDIVYALTYLRDDPACAFRNFIDICGVDYPQREKRFDVVYHLLSLRHNLRIRVKVQTDEVTPVPSVIEVFPAANWYERETYDLYGILFSGHPDLRRLLTDYGFEGHPLRKDFPLTGFAEVRYDQDQARVVYEPVKLTQEFRNFDFLSPWEGTDYVLPGDEKKSA; the protein is encoded by the coding sequence ATGACGAACGGCATCTCGATCCTCCCCCACACCCAGCCGGTCTACGGCGAGGACGCGGTCGCGGCCATGGCCGAGCGCGTCGTCGGCGCCCTGGGGCCGGCGGTGGTGTCGCACACCACCGCGTTCGGCGAGCTGACGCTGGTGATCCAGGCGTCCGACATCGTCTACGCGCTCACCTACCTGCGCGACGATCCGGCCTGCGCGTTCCGCAACTTCATCGACATTTGCGGCGTGGACTACCCGCAGCGCGAGAAGCGGTTCGACGTGGTCTACCACCTGCTGTCGCTGCGCCATAACCTGCGCATCCGCGTGAAGGTGCAGACCGACGAGGTGACGCCCGTCCCCTCGGTGATCGAGGTCTTCCCGGCGGCGAACTGGTACGAGCGCGAGACCTACGACCTCTACGGGATCCTGTTCTCGGGCCATCCCGACCTGCGCCGCCTGCTCACCGATTACGGGTTCGAGGGGCATCCCCTGCGCAAGGACTTCCCGCTCACCGGCTTCGCCGAGGTCCGCTACGACCAGGATCAGGCGCGGGTCGTCTACGAGCCGGTGAAGCTGACGCAGGAATTCCGGAACTTCGATTTCCTCTCGCCCTGGGAAGGCACGGATTACGTGCTGCCGGGCGACGAGAAGAAGTCGGCCTGA
- a CDS encoding NuoB/complex I 20 kDa subunit family protein encodes MALITDTNRAPAIAPQPKGIIDPNTGRPIGADDPTFLSISDELADRGFLLTTTDELINWARTGSLMWMTFGLACCAVEMMQMSMPRYDCERFGFAPRGSPRQSDVMIVAGTLTNKMAPALRKVYDQMPEPRYVISMGSCANGGGYYHYSYSVVRGCDRVVPVDIYVPGCPPTAEALLYGVLLLQKKIRRTGTIER; translated from the coding sequence ATGGCCCTGATCACCGATACCAATCGCGCTCCCGCGATCGCGCCCCAGCCGAAGGGGATCATCGATCCCAACACCGGCCGCCCGATCGGCGCGGACGACCCGACCTTCCTGTCGATCAGCGACGAGCTGGCCGATCGGGGCTTCCTGCTCACCACCACGGACGAGCTGATCAACTGGGCCCGCACGGGCTCGCTGATGTGGATGACCTTCGGTCTCGCCTGCTGCGCGGTCGAGATGATGCAGATGTCGATGCCGCGCTACGATTGCGAGCGATTCGGCTTCGCGCCCCGCGGCTCGCCGCGTCAGTCCGACGTGATGATCGTCGCCGGCACCCTGACCAACAAGATGGCCCCGGCGCTGCGCAAGGTCTACGACCAGATGCCGGAGCCCCGCTACGTCATCTCGATGGGCTCCTGCGCCAACGGCGGCGGCTACTATCACTATTCCTACTCTGTCGTGCGCGGCTGCGACCGGGTGGTGCCGGTGGACATCTACGTGCCCGGCTGCCCGCCCACCGCGGAGGCGCTGCTCTACGGTGTGCTGCTGCTGCAGAAGAAGATCCGCCGGACCGGCACGATCGAGCGCTGA
- a CDS encoding NADH-quinone oxidoreductase subunit A, whose product MTGLLADYLPLIVFIGVALFIATALLVVPFLVAFKSPDPEKLSAYECGFNAFDDARMKFDVRFYLVAILFIIFDLEVAFLFPWAITFGDLGWFGFWSMIVFLGVLTVGFVYEWRKGALEWD is encoded by the coding sequence ATGACCGGATTGTTGGCGGATTACCTGCCGCTCATCGTGTTCATCGGCGTGGCGCTGTTCATCGCCACAGCTCTGCTGGTCGTACCGTTCCTCGTGGCGTTCAAAAGCCCCGACCCGGAGAAGCTGTCGGCCTACGAGTGCGGCTTCAACGCGTTCGACGACGCCCGCATGAAGTTCGACGTGCGCTTCTACCTCGTCGCCATTCTGTTCATCATCTTCGACCTTGAGGTCGCGTTCCTGTTTCCCTGGGCGATCACCTTCGGGGATCTGGGCTGGTTCGGCTTCTGGTCGATGATCGTCTTCCTGGGCGTGCTGACCGTCGGCTTCGTCTACGAGTGGCGCAAGGGCGCCCTCGAATGGGACTGA
- a CDS encoding EamA family transporter, translating to MTLRDVLAALLVVTILGLAFVAIKAGLETVPPLMLCALRFAFAAVPAAFVIRPPRAPGVLVAAFGLALGIGQFGLLLSGIRLGMPAGLSSLLIQIQAPFTVALAWAVLEERPRVLQVLGGAVALLGVVAVALGRGGAAPLGPLLMVVGAALGWASANIIVKRIGRVDMLALMVWGSLATAPPLFILSLIVEGPAALTALTHPSWAAIGSVVFQAYPTTLLAFGLWNRLLTRYPAATVTPFALLVPVAGILSTHVVLGEPLSADILAGGGLILMGIALSLRGGRRSGSDGASRPGTAPPAQAA from the coding sequence ATGACGCTGCGCGACGTGCTGGCCGCCCTCTTGGTGGTTACGATCCTCGGGCTGGCCTTCGTGGCCATCAAGGCCGGCCTGGAAACGGTCCCGCCGCTGATGCTGTGCGCCCTGCGCTTCGCCTTCGCGGCGGTGCCGGCGGCTTTTGTGATCCGGCCGCCCCGCGCGCCCGGCGTGCTGGTGGCGGCGTTCGGGCTTGCCCTCGGCATCGGCCAGTTCGGGCTGCTGCTGAGCGGGATCCGGCTCGGGATGCCGGCCGGCCTGTCGTCACTGCTGATCCAGATCCAGGCGCCGTTCACCGTGGCGCTCGCCTGGGCCGTGCTGGAGGAGCGCCCGCGGGTCCTTCAGGTGCTGGGCGGCGCGGTCGCGCTCCTCGGCGTCGTCGCGGTCGCGCTCGGGCGGGGCGGAGCCGCCCCGCTGGGGCCATTGCTGATGGTCGTCGGCGCGGCCCTGGGCTGGGCCAGCGCGAACATCATCGTGAAGCGGATCGGCCGGGTCGACATGCTGGCGCTGATGGTCTGGGGCAGCCTCGCCACCGCGCCGCCGCTCTTCATCCTGTCGCTGATCGTGGAAGGGCCCGCCGCCCTCACGGCGCTGACGCACCCAAGCTGGGCGGCGATCGGATCCGTCGTCTTCCAGGCCTACCCGACGACGCTCCTCGCCTTCGGTCTCTGGAACCGGCTCCTGACCCGCTACCCCGCGGCCACCGTCACGCCCTTCGCCCTGCTGGTGCCGGTGGCGGGAATCCTGAGCACGCATGTCGTGCTGGGCGAGCCGCTGAGCGCCGACATCCTGGCCGGGGGCGGGCTCATCCTGATGGGCATCGCGCTGAGCCTGCGGGGCGGGCGACGGTCCGGATCCGACGGAGCGTCGCGGCCGGGAACGGCGCCGCCAGCGCAGGCCGCGTAG
- a CDS encoding DUF1127 domain-containing protein: MDQCLSETAKAQTSWITRAATLFAAWAAEVRAGLSRAAMNRRVLQRLSTLSERELKDIGLTPQDVADACAPGASDAIHLLVGRRDERRTARAARRW, from the coding sequence ATGGACCAGTGCCTATCCGAGACTGCCAAGGCGCAGACCTCGTGGATTACCCGCGCGGCCACGCTGTTCGCCGCATGGGCGGCCGAGGTGCGGGCCGGCCTGTCCCGCGCGGCCATGAACCGCCGCGTCCTGCAGCGACTCTCGACGCTGTCGGAGCGCGAACTGAAGGATATCGGGCTGACGCCCCAGGACGTGGCGGATGCCTGCGCGCCGGGCGCCAGCGATGCCATTCACCTGCTCGTCGGCCGCCGCGACGAGCGCCGGACGGCGCGGGCGGCGCGCCGGTGGTGA
- a CDS encoding PLP-dependent aminotransferase family protein — MPIAVRSPGTRVEAVIGEIRERIAARRLVPGVRIPSVRAFADTMGVSKSTVVEAYERLAAEGAVVARPGSGFYVAGKTRPLSLQAMGPRLDRIVDPLWITRQAQQAGSDQLKPGAGWLPDSWLPHEAIRRGLRRVARADLAEMTNYDRPLGYEPLRNQIARKVGEKGVGAEPDQIVLVESATQALDLVCRFLLQPGDTVLVDDPCYFNFLALLRAQRVAVVGVPMTPEGPDLRALAILLERHRPRFYLTNAALQNPTGASLAPNVAHRLLKLCEAHDTLIVEDEIFGDLEPEAAPRLAGFDGLERVIQIGSFSKTLSAAARCGWIALRADWVEPLVDLKLALSLGNGHVTAALVHTLISEGAYRRHLAETRRRIAGAMVQASAELRACGLEPWSQPRGGFFLWMRLPDGRDGADVARRALARGMVLAPGTSFSLSDAWNGYMRFNVAHCIDPRIRPILREALG; from the coding sequence ATGCCGATCGCAGTCAGAAGTCCCGGGACCCGAGTCGAGGCCGTGATCGGCGAGATCCGCGAGCGGATCGCGGCGCGGCGGCTCGTCCCAGGCGTGCGGATCCCGTCGGTGCGCGCTTTCGCGGACACGATGGGGGTGTCGAAATCGACCGTCGTGGAGGCCTACGAGCGGCTCGCCGCCGAGGGCGCCGTGGTGGCCCGGCCGGGCTCCGGCTTCTACGTCGCCGGCAAGACGCGGCCGCTCTCGCTGCAAGCGATGGGGCCGCGGCTCGACCGGATCGTCGATCCGCTCTGGATCACCCGGCAGGCGCAGCAGGCCGGGTCCGACCAGCTCAAGCCGGGCGCGGGCTGGCTGCCCGATTCCTGGTTGCCCCACGAGGCGATCCGGCGGGGCCTGCGCCGGGTGGCCCGGGCCGATCTGGCCGAGATGACCAATTACGACCGGCCGCTCGGCTATGAGCCCCTGCGCAACCAGATCGCCCGCAAGGTCGGCGAGAAGGGCGTCGGCGCCGAGCCCGACCAGATCGTGCTGGTCGAATCGGCCACCCAGGCGCTCGATCTCGTCTGCCGCTTCCTGCTCCAGCCGGGCGACACCGTGCTGGTGGACGATCCCTGCTACTTCAACTTCCTGGCGCTGCTGCGCGCGCAGCGGGTCGCGGTGGTCGGGGTGCCGATGACGCCGGAGGGCCCGGACCTGCGGGCGCTCGCGATCCTGCTGGAGCGGCACCGGCCGCGCTTCTACCTGACCAATGCGGCGCTGCAGAACCCGACCGGGGCGAGCCTCGCGCCGAACGTGGCGCACCGGCTCCTGAAGCTGTGCGAGGCGCACGACACGCTCATCGTCGAGGACGAGATCTTCGGCGACCTCGAACCCGAGGCGGCGCCGCGGCTCGCCGGGTTTGACGGGCTGGAGCGGGTGATCCAGATCGGCAGCTTCTCCAAGACCCTCTCGGCCGCCGCCCGCTGCGGCTGGATCGCGCTCCGGGCCGACTGGGTCGAGCCGCTGGTCGATCTCAAGCTGGCGCTGAGCCTCGGCAACGGCCATGTCACGGCGGCGCTGGTGCACACGCTGATCAGCGAGGGTGCCTATCGGCGCCACCTCGCCGAAACCCGCCGCCGCATCGCCGGGGCGATGGTGCAGGCCTCCGCGGAATTGCGCGCCTGCGGCCTGGAGCCCTGGTCGCAGCCCAGGGGCGGGTTCTTCCTGTGGATGCGCCTGCCGGACGGGCGCGACGGGGCCGACGTCGCCCGCCGGGCGCTCGCCCGCGGCATGGTGCTGGCGCCGGGCACCTCGTTCAGCCTGTCGGATGCCTGGAACGGCTACATGCGCTTCAACGTCGCCCACTGCATCGACCCGCGCATCCGCCCGATCCTGCGGGAGGCACTGGGCTGA
- a CDS encoding sensor histidine kinase, producing the protein MADATPRRSLRGRLLAAALVLVLAALVVAGLAIGVILHRFVRGQLDGRLDAQITALRAGLEAGILPGSLDAPPFDRPGPGWAWEVRRGPETIRSGSLRGGDIHLSDPGPEDASDRPHPASATGPRGEPLVARVLTLPGPPAATIVVAAPEGELRGPLREALSSLALALGILGLCLLAGLAFQVRLGLAPLTRLRVDLAAVRAGRRERVPDDQPAEIAPVVAELNALLDQNAQNLERARGHVANLAHALKTPLATLSMALADPARDPDGALRRQVDDMDRRVRHHLRRARAAALAGSARRRTPLAPRLSDLRDALARLYAEKGAAIDLAVPEDLSVLCEGQDLDEMLGNLVDNACRWCRSRVRISVAARDDGVRVRVEDDGPGLDAEAAASVMARGRRLDEGVPGHGFGLPITLELAELYGGGLSLARSDLGGLRAELALPA; encoded by the coding sequence ATGGCGGACGCGACGCCGCGCCGGTCGCTCCGCGGCCGCCTGCTCGCCGCCGCCCTGGTGCTGGTGCTGGCGGCCCTGGTGGTGGCGGGCCTCGCCATCGGGGTGATCCTGCATCGGTTCGTGCGCGGGCAGCTCGACGGGCGGCTGGACGCGCAGATCACCGCCCTGCGGGCCGGGCTCGAAGCCGGAATCCTGCCCGGGAGCCTCGACGCGCCGCCGTTCGACCGGCCCGGTCCCGGCTGGGCCTGGGAGGTGCGCCGCGGGCCCGAGACGATCCGCTCCGGATCCCTGCGGGGCGGCGACATCCACCTGTCCGATCCGGGGCCGGAGGACGCGTCCGACCGGCCCCACCCGGCTTCCGCGACGGGGCCGCGGGGCGAGCCCCTCGTCGCCCGCGTGCTCACCCTGCCGGGGCCGCCGGCCGCGACCATCGTGGTGGCCGCGCCGGAGGGCGAATTGCGCGGCCCCCTGCGCGAGGCGCTGTCGAGCCTCGCCCTGGCGCTCGGGATCCTCGGCCTGTGCCTGCTCGCCGGACTGGCGTTCCAGGTGCGGCTCGGCCTCGCGCCGCTGACGCGCCTGCGGGTCGACCTCGCGGCCGTACGGGCCGGCCGGCGCGAGCGCGTGCCGGACGACCAGCCCGCCGAGATCGCGCCCGTGGTGGCGGAACTCAACGCACTCCTCGACCAGAACGCGCAGAATCTGGAGCGGGCTCGCGGCCACGTCGCCAACCTCGCCCATGCCCTCAAGACACCGCTCGCCACCCTGTCGATGGCGCTGGCCGACCCCGCCCGCGACCCGGACGGGGCGCTGCGCCGGCAGGTGGACGACATGGACCGGCGGGTGCGCCATCATCTGCGCCGGGCCCGGGCCGCGGCGCTGGCGGGCTCGGCCCGGCGCCGCACGCCGCTGGCGCCGCGCCTCTCGGACCTGCGCGACGCGCTGGCGCGGCTCTACGCCGAGAAGGGCGCGGCGATCGATCTCGCCGTGCCGGAGGACCTTTCCGTACTCTGCGAGGGCCAGGATCTCGACGAGATGCTCGGCAACCTCGTGGACAATGCCTGCCGCTGGTGCCGCAGCCGCGTCCGGATCAGCGTGGCCGCCCGTGACGATGGCGTCCGCGTGCGGGTGGAGGATGACGGGCCGGGCCTCGACGCCGAGGCCGCCGCCTCCGTCATGGCGCGCGGCCGGCGCCTCGATGAGGGCGTCCCGGGCCACGGCTTCGGACTGCCGATCACCTTGGAACTCGCCGAACTCTACGGCGGCGGGCTGAGCCTTGCACGATCGGATCTCGGCGGATTGCGGGCGGAGCTGGCGCTGCCGGCGTGA
- a CDS encoding response regulator transcription factor, whose amino-acid sequence MKILLVEDDAALAAEVAKVLRAENFVLDHAATGEDAQHLGETEGYDAVVLDLGLPKGDGMSVLRAWRTAGRTLPVLVLTARDGWSDKVAAFKAGADDYLVKPVRVEELVIRLRALVRRSQGGGASRIVCGPLSFDPGLGAFEHEGLPLKLTGLEWRVLSCLALNRAAVVPRLHLIERVYEGDADVDSNSVEVIITRLRRKIAPARIENVRGHGYRLHADPA is encoded by the coding sequence GTGAAGATCCTGCTGGTGGAGGACGACGCGGCCCTCGCAGCCGAGGTGGCCAAGGTGCTGCGGGCGGAGAATTTCGTCCTCGACCACGCCGCCACCGGCGAGGATGCCCAGCATCTCGGCGAGACCGAGGGCTACGACGCGGTCGTGCTCGACCTCGGCCTGCCGAAGGGCGACGGGATGTCGGTGCTGCGGGCGTGGCGGACGGCCGGACGGACCCTGCCGGTGCTGGTGCTCACGGCGCGCGATGGCTGGAGCGACAAGGTCGCGGCGTTCAAGGCGGGGGCGGACGATTACCTCGTCAAGCCGGTCCGCGTGGAGGAGCTGGTGATCCGCCTGCGCGCGCTGGTGCGCCGGTCGCAGGGCGGCGGGGCGAGCCGCATCGTCTGCGGCCCCCTGAGCTTCGATCCGGGGCTCGGCGCCTTCGAGCACGAGGGCCTGCCGCTCAAGCTCACGGGCCTCGAATGGCGGGTGCTGTCCTGCCTGGCGCTGAACCGCGCGGCCGTGGTGCCGCGCCTGCACCTGATCGAACGGGTCTACGAGGGCGATGCCGACGTCGATTCGAACTCCGTCGAGGTGATCATCACGCGGTTGCGGCGGAAGATCGCCCCGGCCCGGATCGAGAACGTGCGCGGCCATGGCTACCGCCTGCACGCGGATCCCGCCTGA
- a CDS encoding DNA-binding protein — MSDDKTIDGTAREIRDPEPAGPARRAIPRRTWVVGALATPLAVGAVGLSLAQGTAFQPTPVEPVAIQALAPSGATAIKGTVAEIFGNKFVVQDPTGRALVETGREGEDGTLVAKGEAITVQGRFETGFLHARVLTHGDGRTIVLGPAGGPAMGSLDWAKDRIGLGPKPDLPALTASVQAAGYSDVRVTGRGPRHLDVAAKDRDGREHQLHVGFDGQVREKSARPPV; from the coding sequence ATGAGCGACGACAAGACGATCGACGGCACTGCGCGGGAAATCCGCGATCCCGAGCCCGCCGGCCCGGCGCGCCGGGCGATCCCCCGGCGGACCTGGGTGGTGGGTGCATTGGCGACCCCGCTCGCGGTGGGCGCGGTGGGCCTGTCCCTGGCGCAGGGCACGGCCTTCCAGCCGACGCCAGTCGAGCCGGTGGCGATCCAGGCGCTGGCGCCCTCCGGGGCGACCGCCATCAAGGGCACGGTGGCCGAGATCTTCGGCAACAAGTTCGTGGTCCAGGATCCGACCGGCCGCGCCCTGGTCGAGACCGGCCGCGAGGGCGAGGACGGCACGCTCGTCGCCAAGGGCGAGGCCATCACGGTGCAGGGCCGGTTCGAGACGGGCTTCCTGCACGCGCGGGTCCTGACCCATGGCGACGGGCGCACGATCGTGCTCGGCCCGGCCGGCGGTCCGGCCATGGGCAGCCTGGACTGGGCCAAGGACCGGATCGGCCTCGGGCCGAAGCCCGACCTGCCCGCCCTGACGGCCTCCGTGCAGGCGGCCGGCTACAGCGACGTGCGCGTCACCGGCCGCGGCCCGCGCCACCTCGACGTCGCCGCGAAGGATCGCGACGGGCGCGAGCATCAGCTTCATGTCGGCTTCGACGGGCAGGTCCGGGAGAAGTCCGCGCGGCCGCCGGTCTGA
- a CDS encoding ABC transporter ATP-binding protein codes for MRALIDLVRALRAPDRRRLAMIALGLAVAALLEVVGVAAVIPFLTLVGDPSAATRIPYLAQTRAFLGLADERSFLLVTGGAALAAILVTALVNAGLTYAQLRFTHLAGYSLSRRLLFRYLDRERLFFTQANSAELAKNVLSETDRLVIGALTPATVLASRASSALAVIAFLLAYAPQLALILGGGFGGLYVGIYMVMRARLARLGARTVADNEARFRIVQETFGALTELKLYGRAEAFAGRFDAPARAYAIATAASQLTGQMPRFVIEALAFGGVIVVVLFALAQGLDVAGILPLLGLFAFAGYRMLPAFQNIFTSVALMRFTLPAVQAIVDELADERAPQPRTAERLPFTTAIRLEGLGFDYGTGRPALAGIDLTIPVNTTVGLAGRTGSGKTTLAGLLLGVLSPGAGRITVDGVALDRATLPAWQNRIGYVPQEVFLVDGTVAENIALGLDAPDLATVERAARLAGAHDFVAALPHGYGERVGERGARLSGGQRQRIGIARALYHDPDVIVFDEATSALGDETQAAVMRALRALSGRRTLILIAHRLSTLEGADAVHVLEAGRLVASGPPEAVLPGLGTAA; via the coding sequence ATGCGCGCGCTGATCGACCTCGTCCGCGCCCTGCGGGCCCCCGACCGGCGGCGCCTCGCCATGATCGCCCTCGGCCTCGCCGTGGCGGCCCTTCTCGAGGTGGTGGGGGTCGCCGCGGTGATCCCGTTCCTGACGCTGGTCGGCGACCCGTCGGCGGCGACCCGCATCCCCTACCTCGCGCAGACCCGGGCGTTCCTCGGGCTCGCCGACGAGCGCAGCTTCCTGCTGGTGACCGGCGGTGCGGCGCTGGCGGCGATCCTGGTCACGGCCCTGGTCAATGCCGGGCTGACCTACGCGCAGCTCCGCTTCACCCATCTGGCCGGCTACAGCCTCAGCCGGCGGCTGCTGTTCCGCTACCTCGACCGGGAGCGGCTGTTCTTCACGCAAGCCAACAGCGCCGAGCTCGCCAAGAACGTGCTGTCCGAGACCGACCGGCTGGTGATCGGCGCCCTGACGCCCGCCACCGTGCTCGCCTCCCGGGCGAGTTCAGCCCTCGCGGTGATTGCCTTCCTGCTGGCCTACGCGCCGCAGCTCGCGCTAATCCTCGGAGGCGGCTTCGGCGGCCTCTATGTCGGGATCTACATGGTGATGCGGGCCCGCCTCGCGCGGCTCGGCGCCCGCACGGTGGCCGACAACGAGGCGCGCTTCCGCATCGTCCAGGAGACCTTCGGGGCGCTCACCGAGCTGAAGCTCTACGGGCGCGCGGAGGCTTTCGCGGGTCGGTTCGACGCCCCGGCGCGCGCCTACGCGATCGCCACAGCGGCGAGCCAGCTCACCGGCCAGATGCCGCGCTTCGTCATCGAGGCCCTGGCCTTCGGCGGGGTGATCGTGGTGGTGCTGTTCGCGCTGGCCCAGGGCCTGGACGTGGCCGGGATCCTGCCGCTGCTCGGCCTGTTCGCCTTCGCGGGCTACCGGATGCTCCCGGCCTTCCAGAACATCTTCACCTCGGTGGCGCTGATGCGCTTCACCCTGCCGGCGGTGCAGGCGATCGTCGACGAGCTCGCCGACGAGCGGGCGCCCCAGCCCCGCACCGCAGAGCGGCTGCCGTTCACGACGGCGATCCGGCTCGAGGGGCTCGGCTTCGATTACGGCACCGGCCGGCCGGCGCTCGCCGGCATCGACCTGACGATCCCGGTCAACACCACGGTCGGGCTCGCGGGCCGCACCGGTTCGGGCAAGACGACGCTCGCGGGCCTGCTCCTCGGGGTGCTGAGCCCCGGCGCGGGGCGGATCACCGTGGACGGCGTCGCCCTCGATCGCGCCACCCTGCCGGCCTGGCAGAACCGGATCGGCTACGTGCCGCAGGAGGTGTTCCTGGTGGACGGCACGGTGGCGGAGAACATCGCCCTCGGGCTCGACGCGCCCGACCTCGCGACGGTCGAGCGGGCGGCACGGCTCGCCGGCGCCCACGATTTCGTCGCGGCCCTGCCGCATGGCTACGGTGAGCGGGTCGGAGAGCGGGGCGCGCGGCTGTCCGGCGGCCAGCGCCAGCGCATCGGCATCGCCCGGGCGCTCTACCACGACCCGGACGTGATCGTGTTCGACGAGGCGACCTCGGCTCTCGGCGACGAGACGCAGGCGGCGGTGATGCGGGCGCTGCGCGCCCTGTCGGGCCGGCGGACCCTGATCCTGATCGCCCACCGCCTCTCGACCCTGGAGGGCGCCGACGCGGTCCACGTGCTGGAGGCCGGACGGCTCGTCGCCTCCGGGCCGCCCGAGGCAGTGCTGCCGGGACTTGGCACGGCCGCATGA